In Achromobacter spanius, the following proteins share a genomic window:
- a CDS encoding glycerol-3-phosphate responsive antiterminator has product MDRSFGACLARHPVIATLYGLEQINTFVGSVAEIGIVANVELRKLAPVIATLNRAGKFAIVNIDSCEGLSQDKGGVEYLADIGVASLVSTRVATIQRANRAGMVTMQKVFVTDRSTWPRSVKALEQSDPNLVQLMPAPMLTHMARQDLNALPPIVASGFVCNQTDIGIAIKHGAVGVSTSDPALWGLEARQLKA; this is encoded by the coding sequence ATGGATAGGTCATTTGGGGCATGTCTGGCGCGTCACCCGGTCATTGCGACCCTGTACGGGCTTGAGCAGATCAACACCTTCGTGGGCAGCGTGGCCGAAATCGGTATCGTCGCCAACGTCGAACTGCGCAAGCTGGCGCCCGTCATCGCCACCTTGAACCGCGCGGGCAAATTCGCCATCGTCAATATCGACAGTTGCGAGGGCCTGTCGCAGGACAAGGGCGGGGTGGAGTACCTGGCCGATATCGGCGTGGCCAGCCTGGTATCCACCCGCGTGGCCACCATCCAGCGCGCCAACCGGGCGGGCATGGTCACCATGCAAAAGGTGTTCGTGACCGACCGCTCGACTTGGCCGCGCAGCGTCAAGGCGCTGGAACAAAGCGATCCTAACCTGGTTCAGCTGATGCCCGCGCCCATGTTGACGCATATGGCCAGGCAAGACTTGAACGCCCTGCCGCCCATCGTTGCCTCGGGGTTCGTCTGCAATCAGACGGACATCGGCATCGCCATCAAGCACGGCGCGGTGGGCGTATCCACAAGCGACCCGGCGTTGTGGGGCCTGGAGGCCAGGCAGCTCAAGGCGTGA
- a CDS encoding FAD-binding oxidoreductase has translation MISKEAIKRGYNRGNYVVGAHTPPAYAATLAGTSAEAGAEAGLQRDPVRVTDAQLDALRHVADNVLTATGDVVAWTRDWWAGSMVSETGGKPATPLAVIVAVSSVEQVQAVMRIAHAGAIPVTVSAGRSNVTGAALPVRGGIVLDVCQLNKLIGVDRDSQIVDVEAGMFGDVFEETIQKEYGLTMGHWPSSFGISTVGGWAACRGAGQLSTRYGKIEDMVFGMDVVLADGSLVTVGGYSRAAVGPDLQQLFIGSEGTLGVIVRLRLKLHRLPDYGRAIAYGFKTFAIGLDACREIMQRGANPAALRLYDELESGVQFNRPDLNVLLVADEGARQMVDAVMQISEGVCEELGEKLDGEAIFERWLETRYLTGKSAEGFKRSPGFVADTLEMSGRWSDLSAIYDEVVAAVNAVPGTLAGSAHQSHAYVDGACLYFSLRGEVAVEQRATWYRAAWDAANAVLIKYNAALSHHHGVGLLRAPYMQESLGGAFNLMLAVKRQLDPQNLLNPGKLGLSDQRFYGQEDR, from the coding sequence ATGATCAGTAAAGAAGCCATCAAGCGCGGCTACAACCGGGGCAATTACGTGGTGGGCGCGCACACGCCGCCTGCCTATGCCGCCACCTTGGCAGGCACCAGCGCTGAAGCCGGCGCTGAAGCCGGCTTGCAGCGCGACCCCGTACGCGTCACCGACGCGCAGCTTGACGCCTTGCGCCACGTGGCTGACAACGTGTTGACCGCCACGGGCGACGTGGTGGCCTGGACCCGGGACTGGTGGGCCGGATCGATGGTGTCGGAGACGGGCGGCAAGCCCGCCACGCCGCTCGCGGTGATCGTGGCGGTGTCGTCGGTGGAGCAGGTGCAGGCGGTCATGCGCATTGCGCATGCCGGGGCGATTCCGGTCACCGTGTCCGCCGGCCGCAGCAACGTCACGGGCGCGGCCTTGCCCGTGCGCGGTGGCATCGTGCTGGATGTGTGCCAATTGAACAAGCTGATCGGTGTGGACCGCGACAGCCAGATCGTGGACGTGGAAGCCGGCATGTTTGGGGATGTGTTTGAAGAGACCATTCAGAAAGAATACGGATTGACGATGGGCCATTGGCCGTCGTCGTTCGGCATCAGCACCGTGGGCGGCTGGGCCGCCTGCCGTGGGGCGGGGCAACTGTCCACGCGCTACGGCAAGATCGAAGACATGGTGTTCGGCATGGACGTGGTGCTGGCGGACGGCAGTCTGGTCACGGTGGGCGGCTACTCGCGGGCGGCCGTGGGGCCGGACCTTCAGCAGTTGTTCATCGGGTCGGAAGGCACGCTGGGCGTGATCGTGCGCTTGCGGCTGAAGCTGCATCGTTTGCCCGACTATGGCCGCGCCATCGCCTACGGTTTCAAGACCTTTGCCATCGGCCTGGATGCCTGCCGCGAGATCATGCAGCGCGGCGCAAACCCCGCGGCGCTGCGCCTGTACGACGAATTGGAAAGCGGCGTGCAGTTCAACCGACCTGACCTGAACGTGTTGCTGGTGGCCGACGAGGGCGCGCGCCAGATGGTGGATGCCGTCATGCAGATCAGCGAAGGCGTCTGCGAGGAATTGGGCGAAAAGCTCGACGGCGAGGCCATCTTCGAACGCTGGCTGGAAACGCGCTACCTGACCGGCAAAAGCGCCGAAGGCTTCAAGCGCAGCCCGGGCTTCGTGGCCGATACGCTGGAAATGTCCGGGCGCTGGAGCGACCTGTCCGCCATCTACGACGAGGTGGTGGCGGCGGTGAACGCGGTGCCCGGCACGCTGGCAGGGTCCGCGCATCAGTCGCATGCCTACGTTGACGGCGCCTGCCTGTATTTTTCGTTGCGCGGCGAGGTCGCGGTGGAGCAGCGCGCCACGTGGTATCGCGCCGCGTGGGATGCCGCCAACGCCGTGCTGATTAAATATAATGCCGCGCTCAGCCATCATCATGGCGTGGGCCTTCTGCGGGCGCCTTACATGCAGGAATCGCTGGGCGGCGCGTTCAACCTGATGCTTGCCGTCAAGCGCCAGCTGGATCCACAGAACCTGCTGAATCCCGGCAAGCTGGGTTTGAGCGATCAGCGCTTTTACGGTCAGGAAGATCGATAA
- a CDS encoding glycerol-3-phosphate dehydrogenase/oxidase yields the protein MIGWLSRQPRKDRADMTSTEPLRLNRQEHLDRLGSEQFDMLIVGGGITGAYAALDAALRGYRVAVIEKDDFASGTSSKSSKMVHGGLRYIEQGNLGLVRHSLHERQRLRRNARHLVQRLPFLFPILERDGVFDKRLSKAFESLLWTYDIAGGWREGILHQKLTAAEVLSHCPTFKEDGLLGGFLYYDARVDDARLTLTVARTAAFHGAAVANHAKAVAVTRDAQGKVDGVIVHADGREIRARARVVIMATGVWLRDWTGAKKGDEPALHVRPAKGVHVAVPWMKIRNDCTVTIPVPGRSRRATITRWGDVSYLGTTDEDYDGNLDDVYCTRRELDFLLEGARSALKTDLQAEDVVGSIAGCRPLVAPPGGKTLEIKRNHEIRVSADGLVTIVGGKLTTSRHMAEQTIDAAQQVLGQRNACQTKKAYLLGAAGYDPQAIVASGGMSAHLGERYGTEARFVSDLMQASPALLAPIVQGLPYTEAEVLYAVRHEMAGTVEDVLARRMRTRLMARDASAQAADRVGQILQAELGLPPATITQQVSDYLAAIKLEKSILMGEEQ from the coding sequence ATGATCGGGTGGCTATCCAGACAGCCCAGAAAGGATCGGGCCGACATGACCAGCACCGAGCCATTACGCCTGAACCGGCAGGAACATTTGGACCGGTTGGGCAGCGAACAATTCGACATGTTGATCGTGGGGGGCGGCATTACTGGCGCTTATGCGGCCTTGGATGCGGCCTTGCGCGGATACCGTGTCGCAGTCATCGAGAAAGACGACTTTGCCTCGGGCACCTCGTCCAAGTCATCGAAGATGGTGCATGGCGGCTTGCGCTACATCGAGCAGGGCAACCTGGGCCTCGTGCGCCATTCCCTGCACGAGCGCCAGCGCTTGCGGCGCAATGCGCGGCATCTGGTGCAGCGCTTGCCGTTCCTGTTTCCCATCCTGGAACGCGATGGGGTGTTCGACAAGCGCTTGTCCAAGGCGTTTGAAAGCCTGCTGTGGACCTACGACATCGCCGGCGGCTGGCGCGAAGGCATCCTGCACCAGAAGCTGACGGCGGCGGAGGTCCTGTCGCATTGTCCGACCTTCAAAGAGGACGGCCTGCTGGGCGGCTTTCTTTACTACGACGCGCGGGTGGACGACGCGCGCCTGACGCTGACGGTTGCGCGCACCGCCGCCTTTCACGGCGCAGCGGTGGCTAACCATGCCAAGGCGGTGGCGGTAACGCGCGATGCGCAAGGCAAGGTCGATGGCGTGATCGTGCACGCGGACGGGCGCGAAATCCGCGCGCGGGCCCGTGTGGTCATCATGGCCACGGGGGTGTGGCTGCGCGACTGGACCGGCGCGAAAAAAGGCGACGAGCCCGCCTTGCATGTGCGTCCGGCCAAGGGCGTGCACGTGGCCGTGCCGTGGATGAAAATCCGCAACGACTGCACCGTCACCATTCCGGTGCCCGGCCGCAGCCGCCGCGCCACCATCACGCGCTGGGGCGACGTGTCTTACCTGGGCACGACCGATGAAGACTACGACGGCAATCTGGATGACGTTTACTGCACGCGGCGCGAGCTCGACTTCCTGCTGGAAGGCGCGCGCTCGGCGTTGAAGACCGACCTGCAAGCCGAAGACGTGGTGGGCAGCATCGCGGGCTGCCGGCCGCTGGTGGCGCCGCCGGGCGGCAAGACGCTGGAGATCAAGCGCAACCACGAGATCCGCGTGTCGGCCGACGGCCTGGTCACGATCGTGGGCGGCAAGCTCACCACGTCGCGGCATATGGCGGAACAGACCATCGACGCCGCGCAGCAGGTGCTGGGGCAGCGCAACGCCTGCCAGACCAAGAAGGCTTATCTGCTGGGGGCGGCCGGCTACGACCCGCAAGCCATCGTGGCGTCTGGCGGCATGTCGGCGCATCTGGGCGAACGGTACGGCACCGAGGCGCGCTTTGTCAGCGACCTGATGCAGGCGTCGCCGGCCTTGCTGGCGCCCATTGTCCAGGGCCTGCCTTACACCGAAGCCGAAGTGCTTTACGCGGTGCGTCATGAAATGGCCGGCACGGTCGAAGACGTACTGGCCCGGCGCATGCGTACCCGCTTGATGGCGCGCGACGCCTCGGCGCAAGCGGCCGACCGGGTGGGACAGATCTTGCAGGCGGAACTCGGTTTGCCGCCTGCCACCATCACGCAGCAGGTCAGTGATTACCTGGCTGCCATCAAGCTCGAAAAATCCATACTCATGGGAGAGGAACAATGA
- a CDS encoding FGGY family carbohydrate kinase translates to MTNKNVILAIDEGTSGTRAATVSADGQVSCLQYAALHVDSPRPGVVEQDANDILDQTIKVCRATIADARRADQEIVALALATQRATAVLWDTQTGRALVPAMVWQDTRFVDALDLLAPQWDARLRERVGRPVGVRSLYLWAARHLRDTPQVADAWRDKRLAFGTVDTWLLWHFSQRRECVTTPTNATSAGAYVLADYRYYLEWVQELGFPHELLPTLRQDADDFGRTRQEVLGIDVPILASAGDQHAGAIGLGCLDRGQAMCVHGTGSFVDLIIGTEPPANAGMSDGSLTMTARRQGGVSHFAVETFVATTGSALNWVCEKLKWFKDAHEISALAQTVDSSNGVTFVPALTGLRVPRMEAAARASLTGVSMATTQAEVAYAILEGIAHSVASCIEADEEASGVRVSELVVGGGLSRSDPLLQIQADLIGIPIRRMQEADRASLRGIAYLAGASGLLWPSLHDARKTIVTDAVFEPAVDAGERARRRALWHARVGSELGHVKQFKQDNQEALQK, encoded by the coding sequence ATGACAAACAAGAATGTGATTCTGGCCATAGACGAAGGCACGTCCGGCACGCGCGCCGCCACCGTGTCCGCCGATGGGCAGGTGTCTTGCCTGCAGTACGCGGCCTTGCATGTGGACTCGCCCAGGCCGGGCGTCGTGGAGCAGGACGCCAACGACATCCTGGACCAAACCATCAAGGTCTGCCGCGCCACCATCGCGGATGCCCGGCGTGCCGACCAGGAGATCGTGGCGCTGGCGCTGGCCACGCAGCGCGCTACGGCGGTGCTGTGGGATACGCAAACGGGCCGCGCGCTGGTGCCCGCCATGGTCTGGCAAGACACGCGCTTTGTGGATGCATTGGACCTGCTCGCCCCCCAATGGGATGCGCGGCTGCGCGAGCGCGTCGGCCGGCCGGTGGGCGTGCGCTCGCTGTATCTGTGGGCCGCGCGCCATCTGCGAGATACACCGCAGGTAGCGGATGCGTGGCGCGACAAGCGGCTGGCGTTCGGCACTGTGGACACCTGGTTGCTGTGGCACTTTTCGCAACGGCGCGAGTGCGTGACCACGCCCACCAACGCCACGTCCGCCGGCGCCTACGTGCTGGCTGATTATCGCTACTACCTGGAATGGGTGCAGGAACTGGGCTTCCCGCACGAGTTGTTGCCCACGCTGCGTCAGGACGCGGATGACTTCGGGCGCACCCGCCAGGAAGTCCTTGGCATCGACGTGCCGATTCTGGCATCGGCCGGCGACCAGCACGCGGGCGCCATCGGACTGGGCTGCCTGGACCGGGGGCAGGCGATGTGCGTGCATGGCACCGGCAGCTTTGTCGACCTGATCATCGGCACGGAGCCGCCCGCGAATGCAGGCATGTCCGACGGCTCGCTGACGATGACGGCGCGCCGCCAGGGTGGGGTGTCGCACTTTGCGGTCGAGACCTTTGTGGCGACGACCGGGTCGGCGCTGAATTGGGTGTGCGAAAAGCTGAAGTGGTTCAAGGACGCGCACGAGATCAGCGCGCTGGCGCAAACCGTGGACTCGTCAAACGGCGTCACGTTCGTGCCGGCCCTGACCGGCCTGCGCGTGCCGCGCATGGAAGCCGCCGCGCGCGCCTCGCTGACCGGCGTGTCGATGGCCACCACGCAGGCCGAAGTGGCCTACGCCATTCTGGAAGGTATCGCGCACTCGGTCGCCAGCTGCATCGAGGCAGACGAGGAAGCGTCGGGCGTTCGGGTGTCGGAACTGGTGGTGGGCGGTGGCCTGTCGCGCAGCGATCCCTTGCTGCAGATCCAAGCCGATCTGATCGGCATTCCCATACGCCGCATGCAAGAGGCGGATCGCGCCAGCCTGCGCGGCATCGCCTATCTGGCGGGCGCGTCCGGCTTGCTATGGCCCTCGCTACACGACGCCCGCAAAACCATCGTGACCGACGCTGTGTTCGAACCCGCTGTCGATGCCGGTGAGCGCGCGCGCCGCCGTGCCCTGTGGCACGCCCGCGTCGGGTCGGAATTGGGGCACGTAAAACAGTTCAAGCAAGACAACCAAGAGGCATTGCAGAAATGA
- a CDS encoding MFS transporter codes for MQSSTVKIRGIDDVIAYIDSRPGITGRAGLIWWLALGGLFLDAFANSALSAALGPMTRDLGLTAGQVALMTSFAAWVAIAFNPIGGWMADRWGRIRPLIIAKFLAVIGALLVMFAPSFEVILVGRFFVGAAYGIDFAIAMAVLAEFTPLKFKSRLNTWQGMWYTAVCTNLLLAMLFFSWDVGDSIWRYSVAATAIFAVVILVLQLRYMIESPIWLARKERVEQAARAMTRIYGQAFVAAPMHERVPVTNQAKRGMANVLLIFRGVYLPRTILAATVQIGQSIQYFAVGWYLPLISAALFGKDFIFATIGALVFNVFGIFGGFLSPYIGRKLGLRRASAFGFAAVFLMLLILGTFHGKMPLWVAVIVPSLFILFHSGGPGANGKSLSSLSFRSELRAGANGIIGALGSTGAAIGLLVFPLFRENYGLEKTFLILSIVPLVASIICFVIKWDPTRTTINPDNEAGAPQFKDDVVLPALDPAIGKASR; via the coding sequence GTGCAATCATCGACCGTAAAAATACGTGGCATCGACGATGTCATCGCTTATATCGATTCACGCCCCGGCATCACGGGCCGGGCCGGCCTCATCTGGTGGCTGGCGCTGGGCGGACTATTCCTGGATGCCTTCGCCAATTCCGCCCTGAGCGCGGCATTGGGCCCCATGACGCGCGACCTGGGCTTGACTGCCGGTCAAGTGGCGCTGATGACGTCGTTCGCAGCGTGGGTTGCCATCGCCTTCAACCCCATCGGCGGGTGGATGGCCGACCGCTGGGGCCGCATCCGGCCCTTGATCATTGCCAAGTTCCTGGCCGTCATCGGCGCGCTGCTGGTGATGTTTGCGCCCAGTTTCGAGGTCATTCTGGTGGGTCGCTTCTTTGTCGGCGCGGCTTACGGCATCGACTTCGCCATTGCGATGGCCGTGTTGGCCGAGTTCACGCCGCTGAAATTCAAAAGTCGGCTGAACACCTGGCAAGGCATGTGGTACACGGCCGTGTGCACGAACCTGCTGCTGGCCATGCTGTTTTTCTCATGGGACGTGGGCGATTCGATCTGGCGCTATTCGGTGGCGGCCACCGCCATCTTCGCTGTCGTCATCCTGGTGCTGCAACTGCGCTACATGATCGAAAGCCCGATCTGGCTGGCGCGCAAAGAGCGAGTCGAGCAGGCAGCGCGCGCCATGACCCGCATATACGGGCAAGCCTTCGTTGCCGCGCCGATGCATGAACGGGTGCCGGTGACCAACCAGGCCAAGCGTGGCATGGCCAACGTGTTGCTGATCTTTCGCGGCGTCTACCTGCCGCGCACCATCCTGGCGGCCACGGTCCAGATCGGCCAGTCCATCCAGTATTTCGCCGTGGGCTGGTACTTGCCTTTGATCAGCGCCGCCTTGTTCGGCAAGGACTTCATCTTCGCCACCATCGGCGCCCTGGTGTTCAACGTGTTCGGCATCTTCGGCGGCTTCCTGTCGCCGTACATCGGCCGCAAGCTGGGGTTGCGGCGCGCGTCGGCATTCGGTTTCGCCGCGGTATTCCTGATGCTGCTGATCCTGGGCACCTTCCACGGCAAGATGCCGCTGTGGGTGGCCGTCATCGTGCCCTCGCTGTTCATCCTCTTTCACTCGGGTGGGCCGGGCGCCAATGGCAAGAGCCTGTCGTCGCTGTCGTTTCGCAGCGAATTGCGGGCGGGCGCCAACGGCATCATCGGCGCGCTGGGTTCGACAGGCGCCGCGATCGGACTGCTGGTGTTTCCGCTCTTTCGCGAAAACTACGGGTTGGAAAAGACCTTCCTGATCCTGTCGATTGTGCCGCTTGTCGCCAGCATCATCTGCTTCGTGATCAAGTGGGATCCCACCCGTACCACCATCAACCCTGACAACGAAGCCGGCGCGCCGCAGTTCAAGGACGACGTCGTGCTGCCCGCCCTGGACCCCGCCATTGGGAAAGCCTCGCGATGA
- a CDS encoding toluene tolerance protein — translation MRLITDQELSNMSTENKRRRHLELDKKLEVAASRGWACAHRIEATRAKVHAAIQSDVELGRDVEQRTEKRRDRVKFKN, via the coding sequence ATGCGCTTAATCACCGATCAAGAACTCAGCAATATGTCGACCGAGAACAAGCGTCGCCGTCATTTGGAACTGGATAAGAAGCTTGAGGTGGCGGCCAGCCGTGGCTGGGCCTGCGCCCACCGCATTGAAGCCACCCGTGCCAAGGTCCACGCGGCGATCCAGTCGGACGTGGAGCTGGGCCGCGATGTTGAGCAGCGCACGGAAAAGCGGCGCGACCGCGTGAAGTTCAAGAACTGA
- a CDS encoding LysR substrate-binding domain-containing protein has protein sequence MSGELILGILIWTPILGIGKPKKKILFSDQHIRFSYSMNLRQLKYFVRVVELGNMTRAAESLHVAQPALSQQMSLLEAKLGVPLLVRGVRGVQPSAEGLLLHRHAQTILRQVDSTRSLLSKTTDQITGTVSIGLASSTARMLALPLMRRAKAELPSVVLEIVDLPSADLTRFVLQGRVDFSLSPDQAPIQGMLTTSIFRESLFLLAHSSVSLPARILRIADFAHLPLMLPSLPNTLRTRVDHAFLTAGCACNLFAEASTSAILIPAVRSAMAATILPFSAAHPEIAEGTIKAHALDRTLSRDLVLCVSESQLPTEAVESVIFMCKQEIARLIAERAWLGCAVVKAESPK, from the coding sequence TTGAGTGGGGAACTCATTTTAGGCATCCTCATATGGACGCCCATTCTAGGCATTGGTAAACCGAAGAAAAAAATACTATTTTCCGATCAACACATAAGATTTTCCTATTCGATGAACCTTCGTCAGCTCAAGTACTTTGTCCGTGTGGTGGAGCTAGGCAATATGACCCGTGCGGCAGAGAGCCTGCATGTAGCGCAACCAGCACTGAGTCAGCAAATGTCCCTGCTTGAGGCGAAGCTGGGAGTTCCGCTGCTCGTACGTGGAGTTAGGGGCGTACAGCCGTCGGCCGAAGGGCTGCTCTTACATAGACACGCGCAGACAATCTTGCGCCAGGTCGATAGCACGCGCAGCCTTCTTTCGAAGACCACGGATCAGATCACGGGCACGGTCTCCATTGGACTGGCCTCGAGCACAGCGCGGATGCTCGCGCTACCTTTGATGCGTCGGGCCAAGGCGGAGTTGCCGTCGGTTGTTCTGGAAATAGTCGATTTGCCCAGTGCGGATCTGACGAGGTTCGTGCTTCAGGGGCGCGTCGACTTTTCCCTCTCTCCGGACCAGGCACCCATTCAGGGAATGCTCACTACATCAATATTTCGTGAGAGTCTCTTTCTGCTGGCGCACTCTAGCGTCTCGTTGCCAGCACGGATCCTTCGAATCGCGGACTTTGCACATTTGCCGCTAATGCTTCCAAGTCTCCCGAATACGCTGCGCACGCGGGTGGATCATGCATTTCTAACCGCTGGGTGTGCATGCAATTTATTTGCGGAAGCCAGCACTTCAGCTATCCTGATCCCAGCCGTGCGAAGCGCTATGGCAGCGACAATTTTGCCGTTCTCGGCCGCCCATCCTGAAATTGCAGAAGGAACTATTAAGGCGCATGCCTTAGACCGCACGCTATCGCGGGATTTGGTTCTTTGTGTCAGCGAAAGTCAGCTACCCACCGAGGCCGTTGAATCGGTTATTTTCATGTGCAAACAGGAAATAGCGCGCTTGATAGCGGAGCGGGCGTGGTTGGGTTGCGCCGTAGTAAAGGCAGAGAGTCCCAAGTGA
- a CDS encoding CaiB/BaiF CoA transferase family protein translates to MSSPLKGLKVLDLTRALSGPFSTMILGDLGAEIIKVEPLPAGEMSRKWGPFENNLSLYYLSANRNKQGIAIDFREPEGLALLRSMSIASDIVVENFKPGTMDAMGLGYSSLSRERPDLIMASISGFGSVGPARHWPGFDQVIQGYSGFMSLTGTPESGPMRTGVAIADLSAGMWLTIGILSAVVERASTGIGRHVETSLLAGLMSLLGVQGQRYLTTNEVPQPSGNMHPVIAPYGSFDASDGPLNLAPATQAMWARLCDIVDVPHLVEDERFSTNAARLEKREELRQELEKSLKRKTRLEWTSLLIEGGIPAGPINTLAEAFADDQVTTSGLLRTLSHPVLGELKQVALPLIFGADEAESYAPPPAFGEDTRQVLSQYGLSSIEIDGLLARGIAYQAQVSR, encoded by the coding sequence ATGAGTTCCCCACTCAAGGGTTTGAAAGTTCTTGATCTGACACGCGCGCTGTCCGGCCCTTTTTCCACCATGATCCTGGGCGATCTGGGTGCAGAGATAATAAAAGTTGAACCGCTTCCAGCGGGCGAGATGTCAAGGAAATGGGGTCCTTTTGAGAATAATCTCAGCCTCTACTACCTCAGCGCCAACCGAAACAAGCAAGGCATAGCAATCGACTTCCGTGAGCCTGAGGGTCTGGCGCTCTTGCGAAGCATGTCCATCGCCTCGGACATCGTGGTGGAGAACTTCAAGCCCGGAACGATGGATGCCATGGGTCTGGGCTATTCGTCGCTGTCCAGAGAGCGTCCCGACCTGATAATGGCGTCGATCTCAGGTTTCGGCTCCGTCGGCCCTGCTCGACATTGGCCAGGTTTCGATCAAGTTATCCAGGGTTACTCGGGCTTCATGAGTTTGACTGGCACACCTGAATCCGGCCCCATGCGTACCGGGGTGGCCATCGCTGATTTGTCGGCTGGCATGTGGCTGACCATTGGCATTTTGTCGGCGGTTGTCGAGCGTGCCTCCACTGGAATCGGGCGCCACGTCGAGACCTCTTTACTTGCAGGGCTGATGTCATTGCTCGGTGTTCAAGGTCAACGTTATCTGACGACGAATGAGGTCCCCCAACCGAGCGGAAACATGCATCCGGTTATTGCACCCTACGGCAGCTTTGACGCATCAGATGGGCCTCTGAACTTAGCCCCCGCGACTCAAGCGATGTGGGCCAGACTTTGCGACATCGTCGACGTTCCGCATCTGGTGGAGGATGAGCGCTTCAGTACTAACGCTGCACGCCTCGAGAAGCGGGAAGAACTACGGCAAGAACTCGAAAAAAGCCTTAAGCGAAAAACTCGTCTGGAGTGGACCTCGCTATTGATAGAAGGCGGCATTCCGGCAGGTCCCATCAACACTCTCGCCGAGGCATTCGCTGACGACCAGGTGACGACATCTGGCTTGCTGCGCACCTTATCGCATCCAGTGTTGGGCGAACTGAAGCAAGTTGCTCTCCCTCTGATATTTGGTGCGGACGAAGCCGAAAGCTATGCGCCGCCTCCGGCGTTTGGCGAAGATACACGCCAAGTCTTGTCGCAATATGGGCTCTCAAGCATCGAGATAGACGGCCTGCTGGCCCGGGGCATCGCTTACCAGGCGCAGGTGTCCAGGTGA
- a CDS encoding enoyl-CoA hydratase/isomerase family protein has translation MKNCPNSPSLSVDGYSATIRLRSPEHSNRLGPVDLAAIRMHLDAVNSNTAIRVLRFEAEGKTFCSGYDISCFGAAYTPGALYFGETIDLIEAARPITIAAIHGGIYGGGTDLCLACDFRIGTPQAEALMPAASLGLHLYPGALSRYVSRLGLNQAKRLFLMGERVRADEMLRIGFLTELIDASRLESRLIEISERMAAMAPIPLLGMKAQLNRIARGDFDIRSIEEAVMLSEASEDFAEGLCAWKERRIPNFKHR, from the coding sequence GTGAAAAATTGTCCCAACTCCCCAAGCCTGTCCGTGGACGGATATTCCGCGACGATCCGCCTGCGAAGCCCCGAACATTCAAATCGGCTGGGGCCAGTTGACTTGGCCGCGATCAGGATGCACTTGGACGCGGTCAATTCAAACACAGCGATCCGCGTGCTTCGCTTCGAGGCGGAGGGCAAGACATTTTGCAGTGGTTATGACATCTCGTGCTTCGGCGCCGCATACACACCTGGCGCGCTCTATTTTGGTGAAACCATAGATCTGATCGAAGCAGCGCGCCCCATCACGATTGCCGCAATTCATGGAGGCATATATGGGGGAGGCACCGACCTCTGCCTGGCATGCGACTTTCGCATAGGCACACCGCAGGCAGAAGCTCTTATGCCTGCGGCGAGCCTCGGCCTACACCTCTATCCAGGAGCCCTGTCGCGCTACGTTTCCAGGCTGGGTTTGAACCAGGCGAAACGGCTATTTTTGATGGGTGAGCGCGTGCGTGCCGACGAAATGCTGCGGATTGGGTTTCTAACCGAACTTATTGACGCAAGCAGGCTCGAGAGCCGGTTGATCGAAATAAGTGAGCGAATGGCCGCGATGGCACCCATTCCGCTTTTGGGCATGAAGGCCCAGCTCAATCGCATTGCTCGAGGAGACTTTGATATTCGCTCAATCGAAGAGGCAGTGATGCTTTCGGAGGCCTCCGAAGATTTCGCCGAAGGCCTCTGCGCATGGAAGGAACGGCGCATACCGAATTTTAAACATCGCTGA